One stretch of Dyella jiangningensis DNA includes these proteins:
- a CDS encoding tautomerase family protein produces MPHIIVKAWPGKTEEQKRELTRRITQDVMDVLAYNEDAVSVAFVEVAPDQWAEQVYGPDIKAQWDALYKKPGYSM; encoded by the coding sequence ATGCCGCATATCATCGTCAAAGCCTGGCCTGGAAAAACCGAAGAACAGAAGCGCGAATTGACGCGGCGAATCACACAAGACGTCATGGATGTTCTCGCCTATAACGAAGATGCAGTGTCCGTGGCATTCGTTGAGGTGGCCCCCGATCAATGGGCAGAACAAGTCTATGGACCGGATATCAAGGCTCAGTGGGATGCCCTTTATAAGAAGCCCGGCTACAGCATGTAG
- a CDS encoding 2'-5' RNA ligase family protein yields the protein MARTLLALLVPEADPVVASFRDQHDPSARRGLGAHITLIYPFVESELLSAGVLARLRDTIAEVPAPMFRLHEVRTFPAVVWLAPEPTRSIMQLASALEHAFPEQPIGGGAFPEFVPHLTVARRVPQEKEAIANEVRARIADYGPIYCWCDSVALLVNEDRRWHRLAEFPLLH from the coding sequence ATGGCCCGAACCCTGCTGGCACTCCTGGTTCCCGAAGCCGATCCCGTCGTCGCCAGTTTCCGGGATCAGCACGATCCCTCGGCGCGTCGCGGACTGGGCGCGCACATCACGCTCATCTACCCGTTCGTGGAAAGCGAGCTGCTGTCGGCCGGCGTGCTGGCGCGTCTGCGCGACACGATCGCCGAGGTACCCGCGCCGATGTTCCGCCTGCATGAGGTGCGCACCTTTCCCGCGGTGGTGTGGCTGGCGCCCGAACCGACGCGCTCCATCATGCAGCTGGCCTCGGCGCTGGAACATGCCTTTCCCGAACAGCCCATCGGCGGCGGCGCCTTTCCCGAATTCGTTCCGCATCTCACGGTGGCCCGACGCGTGCCGCAGGAAAAGGAAGCGATCGCCAACGAGGTAAGGGCGCGCATCGCCGACTACGGCCCGATCTACTGCTGGTGCGATAGCGTCGCGTTGCTGGTCAACGAGGATCGCCGCTGGCACCGGCTGGCGGAGTTTCCCTTGTTGCATTGA
- a CDS encoding (R)-mandelonitrile lyase: protein MQMRIFRNGSRPSVKGPANWFTGNARIDPLFDPAEPGRVSAALVTFEPGARTNWHTHPLGQHLVVLSGVGWTQCWGGPKKEIRAGDVVFCNCGQKHWHGATGSTAMSHIAIQEWMNESPVDWLEPVPDDVYGAPVAHDD from the coding sequence ATGCAGATGCGCATTTTTCGAAACGGATCCCGTCCCTCGGTGAAGGGGCCCGCCAACTGGTTCACGGGCAATGCCCGCATCGACCCGCTGTTCGATCCCGCCGAGCCAGGCCGGGTGTCTGCCGCGCTCGTCACTTTCGAGCCGGGTGCACGAACCAACTGGCACACGCATCCGCTCGGCCAACATCTGGTAGTGCTCTCCGGCGTGGGCTGGACCCAATGCTGGGGTGGGCCGAAGAAGGAGATCCGCGCGGGGGACGTGGTGTTCTGCAACTGCGGCCAGAAACACTGGCACGGCGCGACCGGGTCCACCGCCATGAGCCATATCGCCATCCAGGAGTGGATGAACGAGTCGCCGGTGGATTGGCTGGAGCCCGTGCCGGACGACGTGTACGGCGCGCCCGTGGCGCACGACGACTGA
- a CDS encoding LysR family transcriptional regulator, protein MAKRNLNDLQTFVVVAREGSFTRAAAQLGVTQSALSQSIRQLEARLDIRLLTRTTRSVSPTEAGERLLQKVGQRFDEIEAELDALTELRDKPAGNVRITCGDHVLRTTILPKVMPLLRAYPDVRIEFDLSYGFRDIVADRFDAGVRLGESIDKDMIAMPIGPPLRMAAVASPSYLASRAPPKKPQDLLSHTCINMRLPTYGGLYAWEFERRGRPVNVHVEGQLTFNTSPLIVQAALEGMGVAFLPEEEFAPHVAEGRLVRMLEDWCPFFPGYYLYYPSRRQPSPAFKLVLEALRLTGRHGTAA, encoded by the coding sequence ATGGCCAAACGCAACCTCAACGATCTGCAGACCTTCGTGGTGGTGGCCCGCGAGGGCAGCTTTACCCGGGCCGCAGCTCAGCTGGGCGTGACCCAATCGGCGCTCAGTCAGTCGATACGCCAGTTGGAGGCGCGACTGGACATCCGCTTGCTGACACGCACCACACGCAGCGTGTCGCCGACAGAGGCGGGTGAACGGCTCCTGCAAAAGGTGGGGCAGCGCTTCGACGAGATCGAGGCCGAACTCGACGCGCTGACCGAACTGCGCGACAAACCTGCCGGCAACGTGCGCATCACCTGTGGTGACCACGTGCTGCGAACCACCATCCTGCCCAAGGTGATGCCGTTGCTGCGTGCCTACCCGGATGTGCGGATCGAGTTTGACCTCAGCTATGGCTTCAGGGACATCGTCGCCGATCGCTTCGATGCAGGCGTGCGACTGGGCGAGAGCATCGACAAGGACATGATCGCCATGCCCATCGGGCCGCCGCTGAGAATGGCAGCCGTGGCATCGCCGTCCTACCTGGCCTCCCGCGCCCCACCGAAAAAGCCACAGGACCTCCTGTCCCACACCTGCATCAACATGCGTCTGCCCACGTACGGCGGTCTCTATGCGTGGGAGTTCGAACGTCGCGGGCGTCCGGTGAACGTGCATGTCGAAGGCCAACTGACCTTCAATACCTCGCCGCTGATCGTGCAAGCAGCGTTGGAGGGCATGGGCGTGGCGTTTCTTCCGGAGGAAGAGTTTGCACCCCATGTGGCTGAGGGCCGTCTCGTCCGCATGCTGGAGGATTGGTGTCCCTTCTTTCCGGGCTACTACCTCTACTACCCCAGCCGTCGGCAGCCGTCGCCTGCGTTCAAATTGGTACTTGAGGCGCTGCGTCTAACAGGGCGTCACGGCACTGCCGCGTAG
- a CDS encoding ATP-binding cassette domain-containing protein yields the protein MATKKGTRTDAGQHKHPSPRGGADSHEVIRVHGARVNNLKDVGVEIPKRRLTVFTGVSGSGKSSLVFDTIAAESQRLINETYSSFVQGFMPTLARPEVDVLQGLTAAIIVDQQRMGGDVRSTVGTATDANAMLRILFSRVGKPHIGSPNAFAFNVPSVQAVGAITVERGNRKTVKQTFSRTGGMCPRCEGRGAITDIDLTQVYDANKSLNEGALTIPGYSMDGWFGRIFTGCGFFDPDKPIRKYTKKELHDLLYKEPTKIKVDGINLTYEGVISRIQKSMLAKDVDALQPHVRAFVERAMTFTTCPECGGTRLSEAARSSKIKGVNIADACAMQITDLADWVRGLNMPAVAPLLATLLQTLDSFVEIGLGYLSLDRASGSLSGGEAQRVKMLRHLGSSLTDVTYVFDEPTTGLHPHDIQRMNGLLLRLRDKGNTVLVVEHKPETIVIADHVVDLGPGAGAAGGTICFEGTVEQLRGSGTVTGRHFDDRASLKTSLRKPSGTLEVRGASTHNLQDVDVDIPLGVLVVVTGVAGSGKSSLIHGSVSGREGVVSVDQTPIRGSRRSNPATYTDLLEPIRKAFAKANNVKPALFSANSEGACPACNGAGVIYTDLAMMAGVATPCEECGGKRFQPEVLKYTFGGKDISEVLAMSVDEAQAFFGSGKAHTPAAVAILERLADVGLGYLSLGQPLTTLSGGERQRLKLATHMAEKGGIYVLDEPTAGLHLADVAQLLGLLDRLVDAGKSVIVIEHHQAVMAHADWIIDLGPGAGHDGGRIVFEGTPAKLVAARSTLTGQHLAAYVGARSKK from the coding sequence ATGGCCACGAAGAAGGGCACGCGCACGGACGCGGGCCAGCACAAGCACCCTTCACCGCGCGGCGGTGCCGACAGCCATGAGGTGATCCGCGTGCACGGCGCGCGGGTCAACAACCTCAAGGACGTCGGCGTCGAGATCCCCAAGCGCAGGCTCACCGTGTTCACCGGCGTGTCCGGTTCGGGCAAGAGCTCGCTGGTGTTCGACACCATCGCCGCGGAATCGCAACGGCTCATCAACGAAACCTACAGCAGCTTCGTGCAGGGCTTCATGCCGACGCTGGCGCGGCCCGAGGTCGATGTACTGCAGGGCCTGACGGCGGCGATCATCGTCGACCAGCAGCGCATGGGTGGCGACGTGCGCTCCACCGTCGGCACCGCCACCGACGCCAACGCGATGCTGCGCATCCTGTTCAGCCGGGTGGGCAAGCCGCATATCGGCTCGCCCAACGCGTTCGCGTTCAACGTGCCGTCGGTGCAGGCGGTCGGCGCGATCACGGTCGAGCGCGGCAACCGGAAGACGGTGAAGCAGACCTTCTCGCGCACCGGCGGCATGTGTCCCCGTTGCGAGGGCAGGGGCGCGATCACCGACATCGACCTCACGCAGGTCTACGACGCGAACAAGTCGCTCAACGAAGGCGCGCTGACGATACCCGGCTACAGCATGGACGGCTGGTTCGGGCGCATCTTCACCGGCTGCGGCTTCTTCGATCCGGACAAGCCGATCCGCAAGTACACCAAGAAGGAACTGCATGACCTGCTCTACAAGGAGCCGACGAAGATCAAGGTCGACGGCATCAACCTCACCTACGAGGGCGTGATCTCGCGCATCCAGAAATCGATGCTGGCCAAGGACGTCGATGCGCTGCAGCCGCACGTGCGTGCGTTCGTGGAGCGCGCGATGACGTTCACCACCTGTCCCGAGTGCGGCGGCACGCGGCTCAGCGAGGCGGCGCGTTCGTCGAAGATCAAGGGCGTCAACATCGCCGATGCCTGCGCGATGCAGATCACCGATCTCGCCGATTGGGTGCGCGGGCTGAACATGCCGGCGGTGGCGCCGCTGCTGGCCACGCTGCTGCAGACACTCGATTCGTTCGTGGAAATCGGCCTCGGCTATCTCTCGCTCGATCGCGCCTCAGGCAGCTTGTCGGGTGGCGAGGCGCAGCGCGTGAAGATGCTCCGCCACCTGGGCTCCTCGCTCACCGATGTCACCTACGTGTTCGACGAGCCCACCACGGGCCTGCATCCGCACGACATCCAGCGCATGAACGGCCTGTTGCTGCGCCTGCGCGACAAGGGCAATACGGTGCTGGTGGTGGAGCACAAGCCGGAGACCATCGTGATTGCCGACCACGTGGTGGATCTCGGGCCGGGCGCCGGTGCGGCGGGTGGCACCATCTGCTTCGAAGGCACGGTCGAACAGCTGCGCGGCAGCGGTACCGTCACCGGTCGCCACTTCGATGATCGCGCCTCACTGAAGACATCGCTGCGCAAGCCATCGGGAACGCTGGAGGTGCGCGGCGCCAGCACGCACAACCTGCAGGATGTCGACGTGGATATTCCGCTCGGCGTGCTGGTGGTGGTGACCGGCGTGGCGGGCTCGGGCAAGAGTTCGCTGATCCACGGCTCGGTGTCCGGGCGCGAGGGCGTGGTGTCGGTGGACCAGACCCCGATCCGCGGTTCGCGGCGCAGCAATCCGGCCACCTACACCGACCTGCTCGAACCGATCCGCAAGGCCTTCGCCAAGGCCAACAACGTGAAGCCCGCACTGTTCAGCGCGAACTCCGAAGGCGCCTGTCCGGCCTGCAACGGTGCAGGCGTGATCTATACCGACCTGGCGATGATGGCAGGCGTCGCCACGCCGTGCGAGGAATGCGGCGGCAAGCGCTTCCAGCCCGAGGTGCTGAAGTACACCTTCGGCGGCAAGGACATCAGCGAGGTGCTCGCGATGTCGGTGGACGAGGCGCAGGCCTTCTTCGGCAGCGGCAAGGCACACACGCCGGCGGCGGTGGCCATTCTCGAACGGCTCGCCGACGTGGGGCTGGGTTACCTCAGCCTGGGCCAGCCGCTCACCACGCTGTCGGGCGGCGAGCGCCAGCGACTCAAGCTGGCCACCCACATGGCGGAAAAGGGCGGCATCTACGTGCTCGACGAACCGACCGCCGGCCTGCATCTGGCGGATGTCGCGCAACTGCTCGGCCTGCTGGACCGGCTGGTCGATGCGGGCAAGTCGGTGATCGTGATCGAGCACCACCAGGCGGTGATGGCGCACGCCGACTGGATCATCGACCTCGGCCCAGGTGCCGGCCACGACGGCGGGCGTATCGTCTTCGAGGGCACGCCCGCCAAGCTGGTGGCCGCGCGTTCCACGCTCACCGGCCAACATCTCGCGGCCTACGTGGGCGCCCGATCAAAGAAGTGA
- a CDS encoding two-component system sensor histidine kinase NtrB, with translation MNDRADRRWAEPLATGVALADAQLRLCWINPSLAELLDIGPRSAVGQSLAVLLHQPEWMALAKRALGEPSPLQLRGVDVPSTRGDAGRMDVSMQALPSGELLLEVHALAAPANADTPLSATLRGFAHEVKNPLAGLRGAAQLLQRRIDDEALRSLAGLVIAEADRLATLANRLLRNDGTAARPEPVNIHEQLERLGELLRAEPSGPVIRHDYDPSLPDIQGHADRLLQLLLNLARNALEAGAHTLVLRTRAEPATRLGDRVARMALRVDVIDDGPGVPASLRDTLFEPLVSGRSEGSGLGLALAREIAREHGGELRYTSRPGETAFSLYLPMGHAHD, from the coding sequence ATGAACGACAGGGCCGATCGTCGCTGGGCGGAGCCGCTGGCCACCGGGGTGGCCTTGGCGGATGCGCAGCTGCGCCTGTGCTGGATCAATCCCTCGCTGGCCGAACTGCTCGACATCGGACCGCGCAGCGCAGTGGGCCAGTCGCTGGCGGTGCTGTTGCACCAGCCCGAATGGATGGCGCTGGCGAAGCGCGCGCTCGGCGAGCCTTCGCCGCTGCAGTTGCGCGGCGTCGACGTGCCCTCGACCCGCGGCGATGCCGGGCGCATGGACGTGTCGATGCAGGCCCTGCCCAGCGGCGAGCTGCTGCTGGAAGTGCATGCGCTCGCCGCGCCGGCGAATGCCGATACGCCGTTGTCGGCGACGTTGCGCGGTTTCGCCCACGAGGTGAAGAACCCGCTCGCCGGCCTGCGCGGCGCGGCGCAGCTGCTGCAGCGACGCATCGATGACGAGGCACTGCGCTCGCTGGCGGGGCTGGTAATTGCCGAAGCCGATCGCCTTGCCACGCTGGCGAACCGCCTGCTGCGCAACGACGGCACGGCGGCGCGGCCGGAACCGGTGAACATCCACGAGCAACTGGAGCGGCTGGGCGAACTGCTGCGCGCCGAACCTTCGGGCCCGGTCATTCGCCACGACTACGACCCCAGCCTGCCCGACATCCAGGGCCATGCCGACCGTCTGCTGCAGTTGCTGCTGAATCTCGCGCGCAATGCGCTGGAAGCAGGCGCGCACACGCTGGTGTTGCGCACGCGGGCCGAACCGGCCACGCGATTGGGCGATCGCGTGGCGCGCATGGCGCTGCGCGTGGATGTGATCGACGACGGCCCGGGCGTGCCTGCTTCGCTGCGCGACACTTTGTTCGAGCCGCTGGTGTCCGGACGCAGCGAAGGCAGCGGCCTGGGCCTGGCACTGGCCCGCGAAATCGCCCGCGAGCACGGCGGCGAACTGCGTTACACGAGCCGTCCCGGGGAGACGGCGTTTTCCCTCTACCTGCCGATGGGGCATGCCCATGACTGA
- a CDS encoding VOC family protein, with product MDITIHSSFLPQNDPEAAIAFYRDTLGFEVRNDVGYGGKRWITVGPTGQPGVSIVLYPPEASPGITDDERRTIAEMMAKGTFGIVLLATHDLAGAFERLQARDADIVQEPTDQPYGVRDCAVRDPAGNMIRIQQLR from the coding sequence ATGGACATCACCATCCACTCCAGCTTCCTTCCGCAGAACGACCCCGAAGCCGCCATCGCGTTCTATCGCGACACGCTGGGATTCGAAGTGCGCAACGACGTCGGCTATGGCGGCAAGCGCTGGATCACCGTCGGGCCAACGGGCCAGCCGGGAGTTTCCATCGTGCTGTACCCGCCGGAAGCCAGCCCCGGCATCACTGACGACGAGCGCCGCACCATCGCGGAGATGATGGCCAAGGGCACCTTCGGCATCGTCCTGCTGGCGACGCACGACCTCGCGGGCGCGTTCGAGCGCCTGCAAGCACGTGACGCTGACATCGTGCAGGAGCCCACCGACCAGCCGTACGGCGTGCGCGACTGCGCGGTTCGCGACCCCGCCGGCAACATGATCCGCATCCAGCAGCTGCGCTGA
- a CDS encoding helix-turn-helix transcriptional regulator, with protein MTSRPDDVQRLRDLARLRRVRDRMDREYAQPLDVEALAQGVGMSAGHLSRQFRAAYGESPYAYLMTRRIERAMTLLRHGELSVTEVCFEVGCSSLGTFSTRFTELVGMSPSVYKAEQAQATAGMPSCVARQVTRPIRNREAKAGEPQLD; from the coding sequence ATGACGAGCCGACCTGACGACGTGCAACGCCTGCGCGATCTCGCGCGCCTGCGTCGTGTCCGCGATCGCATGGATCGCGAGTACGCGCAGCCACTGGACGTCGAAGCGCTGGCCCAGGGCGTAGGCATGTCGGCCGGACATCTCAGCCGGCAGTTCCGCGCCGCCTATGGCGAATCGCCGTACGCCTATCTGATGACGCGCCGCATCGAGCGCGCGATGACGCTGCTGCGTCATGGCGAGCTCAGCGTGACGGAGGTCTGCTTCGAGGTCGGCTGCTCCTCGCTCGGCACCTTCAGCACGCGCTTCACCGAACTGGTCGGCATGTCGCCCAGCGTCTACAAGGCCGAGCAGGCGCAGGCGACGGCGGGCATGCCTTCGTGCGTGGCGAGGCAGGTCACGCGACCGATCAGGAATCGAGAAGCGAAGGCCGGCGAGCCGCAACTAGACTGA
- a CDS encoding zinc ribbon domain-containing protein YjdM translates to MSQIPACPLCGMENTYPDGDHYICPDCSHEWPQVAAPSDEAELVVRDVNGNVLESGDSVVVIKDLKVKGSSIPLKQGTVIRNIRLVDGDAEHIEGNSDKIKGLVLKVCFLRKA, encoded by the coding sequence ATGTCCCAGATTCCCGCCTGCCCGCTCTGCGGCATGGAAAACACCTATCCTGACGGCGACCACTACATCTGCCCGGATTGCAGCCATGAATGGCCGCAGGTGGCCGCGCCATCGGACGAGGCCGAACTCGTCGTGCGCGACGTCAACGGCAACGTGCTCGAGAGCGGCGACTCGGTGGTGGTGATCAAGGACCTCAAGGTGAAGGGCTCCTCCATCCCGCTCAAGCAGGGCACCGTGATCCGCAACATCCGCCTGGTGGACGGCGATGCGGAACACATCGAAGGCAACTCCGACAAGATCAAGGGTCTTGTGCTGAAGGTCTGCTTCCTCAGGAAGGCCTGA
- a CDS encoding zinc-dependent alcohol dehydrogenase family protein: protein MLATVLHGPGDVRFEHVEEPRILLPTDAIIKLSASCICGSDLWPYRGLQPMNGPAHMGHEYCGIVVDVGSDVTTVKPGQFVVGSFCLSDNTCPHCQHGFQSSCVQREFMSGAQAPYARVPLADGTLVATPEVPPEDLIPSLLAVSDVLGTGWYAADAARVQPGSTVVVVGDGAVGLMGVLSAKQMGAGRIIAMSRHKHRQELALEYGATDIVTERGEAGVAQIKALTGGVGADSVLECVGTQESMRQALQSARPGAMVGYVGVPHGVEFDGQSLFFAQVGMLGGPAPVRRFLPHLMDLVLTRKINPGKVFDLAIPLADVAEGYRAMDERRAIKTLLRV from the coding sequence ATGCTTGCCACCGTTCTGCACGGCCCCGGCGATGTTCGCTTCGAGCACGTCGAGGAACCCAGGATCCTGTTGCCCACCGACGCCATCATCAAACTGTCCGCCTCGTGCATCTGCGGATCGGACTTGTGGCCCTATCGCGGTTTGCAGCCCATGAATGGCCCGGCGCATATGGGGCATGAGTATTGCGGCATCGTCGTCGACGTCGGCAGCGACGTGACGACGGTCAAGCCGGGACAGTTCGTGGTCGGCTCGTTCTGCCTTTCCGACAACACCTGCCCGCATTGCCAGCATGGCTTCCAGTCGTCTTGCGTGCAGCGCGAGTTCATGAGCGGCGCGCAGGCGCCCTATGCGCGCGTACCGCTGGCCGACGGCACGCTCGTCGCGACGCCCGAGGTACCGCCGGAAGATCTCATTCCCAGCCTGCTTGCCGTATCTGACGTACTCGGTACCGGTTGGTATGCCGCGGATGCCGCGCGCGTACAGCCCGGCTCGACGGTGGTGGTCGTCGGCGATGGCGCCGTGGGCCTGATGGGCGTGTTGTCGGCCAAGCAGATGGGGGCTGGGCGAATCATAGCCATGAGCCGCCACAAGCACCGACAGGAGCTCGCTTTGGAATACGGCGCGACGGACATCGTGACGGAACGCGGCGAAGCCGGCGTCGCTCAGATCAAGGCGCTTACCGGCGGCGTGGGTGCGGACTCGGTCCTCGAATGCGTGGGTACCCAGGAGTCGATGCGGCAGGCATTGCAGAGCGCGCGCCCAGGCGCCATGGTCGGCTACGTCGGCGTCCCCCACGGCGTGGAATTCGATGGGCAGTCGCTGTTCTTCGCGCAGGTCGGCATGCTCGGCGGTCCCGCCCCGGTGCGCCGTTTCCTGCCACACCTGATGGACCTCGTGCTCACGCGCAAGATCAATCCGGGCAAGGTGTTCGATCTGGCAATCCCGTTGGCCGACGTCGCCGAAGGCTATCGCGCCATGGACGAACGACGGGCGATCAAGACACTGCTTCGAGTGTAA
- a CDS encoding FUSC family protein gives MTIDAAPSQSTRRLSPLFQAGIEATATMLAALATLLCATALAPGPGPAVLGVVLALSLSRSQLDRDGRGRIEAALVLPAVAFAALGVGWLLHHWPWLGAAVFVAGMALPIWLRRFGSMARRAGSLIALPFVTLLTVPHVHAATGGLLPSWLAPVVIALLALFWVNVFHQLVKLLTLQTIAPEDASTTLTAVREGAPRTAASTRMAVQMAVALAAAFIVGYLCFAERWAWIVLTAFIVNSGNRGRLDVLYKSGMRVLGAAAGTAVALLFSLHLGLDGRATGALILGALFLGVWLRPFAYAWWALFVTVALALLQGFDGDTPSAMLWLRLEEIVIGAVIGVSAAWWVLPVRSTDVLRRRLADALAVLADALDPASKRQAAQVEEAMELVAQVAAPFRAVRWLTRRTRPLQPADWADTLLACRACARTVIARGNPPGSLRHAVGSARKALREPEALLPALQHLQRSMQACALEPRPTPAPTMAAATTQPTAGEA, from the coding sequence ATGACCATCGACGCCGCCCCATCGCAAAGCACACGACGTCTTTCGCCGCTGTTCCAGGCAGGGATCGAAGCCACGGCGACCATGCTGGCCGCGCTCGCCACCCTGCTTTGCGCGACGGCGCTAGCGCCAGGGCCGGGACCGGCCGTGTTGGGCGTGGTGCTCGCCTTGTCGCTGTCGCGCAGCCAACTGGACCGCGACGGTCGCGGCCGCATCGAGGCCGCCCTGGTCCTGCCGGCGGTGGCCTTTGCCGCGCTCGGCGTGGGCTGGCTGCTGCATCACTGGCCGTGGCTGGGCGCAGCGGTCTTCGTCGCCGGCATGGCGTTGCCGATCTGGCTTCGCCGCTTCGGATCCATGGCGCGTCGCGCGGGCAGCCTGATTGCGCTGCCCTTCGTCACCCTGCTGACGGTGCCGCATGTCCATGCCGCGACAGGCGGTCTGCTGCCATCGTGGCTGGCGCCGGTGGTGATCGCGCTGTTGGCCTTGTTCTGGGTCAACGTCTTCCACCAGTTGGTGAAGCTCCTGACGTTGCAGACGATCGCGCCAGAGGATGCATCGACGACGCTGACCGCGGTGCGCGAGGGCGCCCCGCGCACCGCGGCCAGCACGCGCATGGCGGTGCAGATGGCGGTGGCGCTCGCCGCGGCCTTCATCGTAGGTTACCTGTGCTTCGCCGAGCGATGGGCATGGATCGTACTCACCGCCTTCATCGTCAACAGCGGCAACCGCGGACGACTCGACGTGCTCTACAAGAGCGGCATGCGTGTGCTCGGCGCCGCCGCGGGCACGGCGGTCGCCCTGCTGTTCAGCCTGCACCTCGGACTGGACGGAAGAGCCACGGGCGCGCTGATACTCGGTGCGCTGTTCCTCGGTGTCTGGCTGCGCCCGTTCGCCTATGCATGGTGGGCCTTGTTCGTCACCGTGGCGCTGGCCTTGCTGCAAGGATTCGATGGGGACACGCCGTCGGCGATGCTGTGGCTGCGGCTGGAAGAAATCGTCATCGGTGCCGTGATCGGCGTGAGCGCTGCCTGGTGGGTGCTGCCCGTGCGTTCCACCGACGTATTGCGTCGTCGCCTCGCCGACGCGCTGGCAGTGCTCGCCGACGCGCTCGACCCGGCGTCGAAACGCCAGGCGGCGCAGGTCGAGGAGGCGATGGAGCTCGTGGCGCAAGTCGCAGCACCGTTCAGGGCAGTGCGCTGGTTGACGCGCCGAACGCGGCCACTGCAGCCGGCGGACTGGGCCGACACCTTGCTCGCCTGTCGCGCCTGCGCCCGCACGGTGATCGCGCGAGGCAATCCGCCGGGCAGTTTGCGGCACGCCGTCGGCTCCGCACGAAAAGCCTTGCGCGAACCCGAAGCGCTGCTGCCGGCGCTGCAACATCTGCAGCGATCGATGCAGGCATGCGCCCTTGAGCCGAGGCCCACGCCAGCGCCGACGATGGCCGCAGCGACGACACAGCCAACGGCAGGCGAGGCATAA
- the ntrC gene encoding nitrogen regulation protein NR(I) — MPMTEPRPDIWIADDDGGVRFVLAEALRDAGLLVREFGSGEEVRAALREARPALLLTDVRMPGEGGLALVAAWKTQGIGPVIVMSAYTDVATTAAAYRAGAVDYLAKPFDLDQAVAAVQRALSDVPITQSPAPEAAAVTHALLGESPAMREVFRLIGRVAASELNVLITGETGTGKELVARALHDESARRDKPFVALNTAAIPSELLESELFGHEAGAFTGATRRHAGRFEQAEGGTLFLDEIGDMPLALQTRLLRVLAGGEFYRVGGRELIRGNVRIIAATHQDLDARVATGQFRADLKHRLDVVRIELPSLRERRTDIPLLAQHFLAAAAHELKLPPKRFSRAALKAIAQRDFPGNVRELENLCRRLAVIAPGVEILPADLGTTTTAATANGWTDALREWAVQALADGEVDIHTRAREALDHTLLQVALETHEGHRQHAAAALGVGRNTLTRKLGASRTRRPTK; from the coding sequence ATGCCCATGACTGAGCCACGTCCCGACATCTGGATCGCCGACGACGACGGTGGCGTGCGCTTCGTGCTCGCCGAGGCCCTGCGCGATGCGGGCCTGCTGGTGCGCGAGTTCGGCAGCGGCGAGGAAGTGCGCGCGGCCTTGCGCGAAGCGCGCCCCGCGCTGCTGCTTACCGACGTGCGCATGCCGGGCGAGGGCGGACTCGCCCTCGTCGCCGCATGGAAGACGCAAGGCATCGGGCCGGTGATCGTGATGAGCGCCTACACCGACGTGGCCACCACGGCCGCCGCGTATCGCGCCGGCGCGGTGGACTACCTGGCCAAACCCTTCGACCTCGACCAGGCCGTGGCCGCGGTACAGCGCGCGCTGAGCGACGTGCCGATCACGCAGTCGCCGGCGCCGGAGGCTGCTGCGGTGACGCACGCCCTGCTCGGCGAAAGCCCGGCGATGCGCGAAGTGTTCCGGCTGATCGGCCGCGTAGCCGCCAGCGAACTGAACGTGCTCATCACCGGCGAAACCGGCACGGGCAAGGAGCTGGTCGCACGGGCGCTGCATGATGAAAGCGCGCGGCGCGACAAGCCTTTCGTCGCGCTCAACACCGCCGCCATTCCCAGCGAGCTGCTGGAGAGCGAATTGTTCGGCCATGAGGCGGGCGCATTCACCGGCGCCACGCGTCGCCATGCCGGCCGCTTCGAGCAGGCCGAAGGCGGCACGCTGTTCCTCGACGAAATCGGCGACATGCCGCTCGCGCTGCAGACGCGCCTGCTGCGCGTACTCGCCGGCGGCGAGTTCTATCGCGTGGGCGGGCGGGAGCTGATCCGCGGCAACGTGCGCATCATCGCCGCCACGCACCAGGACCTGGACGCGCGCGTGGCGACCGGCCAGTTTCGCGCCGACCTCAAGCATCGACTGGACGTCGTGCGCATCGAGTTGCCATCGTTGCGCGAACGCCGCACGGACATCCCGCTGCTCGCGCAGCACTTCCTCGCCGCGGCGGCGCACGAGCTGAAGCTGCCGCCGAAGCGTTTCTCGCGCGCCGCGCTCAAGGCGATCGCCCAGCGCGATTTTCCCGGCAATGTGCGCGAGCTGGAAAACCTGTGCCGGCGCCTTGCGGTGATTGCACCGGGCGTGGAGATCCTGCCCGCCGATCTCGGCACTACCACGACGGCGGCAACCGCCAACGGCTGGACCGATGCACTGCGCGAGTGGGCGGTGCAGGCGCTCGCCGATGGTGAAGTGGACATCCATACGCGCGCTCGCGAAGCGCTGGACCACACCTTGCTGCAGGTGGCGCTGGAAACCCATGAAGGCCATCGCCAGCATGCGGCCGCCGCGCTCGGCGTGGGCCGCAACACCCTTACCCGCAAGCTGGGCGCGTCGCGCACGCGGCGTCCCACCAAATGA